A stretch of the Bacillus licheniformis DSM 13 = ATCC 14580 genome encodes the following:
- a CDS encoding helix-turn-helix domain-containing protein, which produces MNLDRLTTLRKNKKWSLQYTADRLGIAKSTYAGYESGYRRPSLEALIEIADLFNTSTDFLLGRVDDPRDEKAKNEAIELTDWAKLKLAVDGTLLSEEEIKQMVAFIKVKKGLDAE; this is translated from the coding sequence ATGAATTTAGATCGATTAACAACACTGAGAAAAAACAAAAAATGGTCATTGCAATATACTGCCGACCGCCTCGGTATTGCGAAAAGCACTTACGCGGGCTATGAATCGGGATACCGCCGCCCTTCTTTAGAGGCGCTTATCGAAATCGCTGATTTATTCAATACCTCCACCGATTTTTTGCTCGGAAGAGTTGACGATCCCCGGGATGAAAAGGCTAAAAACGAAGCCATTGAACTGACGGATTGGGCTAAGCTCAAGCTGGCAGTCGACGGAACGCTTCTTTCCGAAGAAGAAATCAAGCAGATGGTTGCGTTTATCAAGGTCAAAAAAGGGCTGGATGCGGAGTAA
- a CDS encoding lactonase family protein translates to MAKYRGYIGTYTKADSVGIYTFELDTEKKALSTPKPAAKLGSPTYLNIAKDNDMLYAVVKDGDKGGVAAYRIDGSTGELTIVNQQTGEGPSPCHVSVDQDNRYVLSANYHNGTILAYPLNESRGLLEPSSKVQHEGSGPHERQEKAHTHYSGFSPDEKYAVAVDLGTDHIITYQLKEGRLEEVKKHAAAPGSGPRHIEFHPQEKYAYVLTELSNEVIVLEYNPDLGEFREIQVISALPEGFDGHSQGGAIHITKDGKFVYASNRGHDSIAVFSVNEYSGELSLVEHVSTEGEWPRDFEIDPSEQFLVASNQETGTLTLFERDRTTGRLTLLESGVPAPEAVCVKFLHQ, encoded by the coding sequence ATGGCGAAATACAGAGGTTATATCGGAACATATACAAAAGCAGACAGCGTAGGGATTTATACATTTGAGCTTGATACGGAAAAAAAGGCGTTAAGCACGCCGAAGCCGGCAGCAAAGCTGGGCAGTCCGACATATTTGAATATCGCCAAAGACAATGACATGCTTTATGCAGTGGTCAAAGACGGCGATAAGGGCGGGGTTGCCGCATATCGTATTGACGGTTCCACAGGAGAGCTGACTATCGTCAACCAGCAGACCGGGGAAGGACCGTCGCCTTGCCACGTCAGTGTGGATCAAGATAACCGTTATGTTCTGTCCGCCAATTACCACAACGGGACGATCTTGGCATATCCTTTAAATGAAAGCCGCGGCCTGCTTGAGCCTTCATCAAAAGTACAGCATGAGGGATCAGGACCGCATGAGAGGCAGGAAAAAGCGCATACTCATTATTCAGGATTCTCACCTGATGAGAAATATGCAGTGGCCGTCGATCTCGGAACGGATCATATCATCACGTATCAATTGAAAGAGGGCCGGCTTGAAGAAGTGAAAAAACACGCTGCTGCACCGGGCTCAGGGCCGAGACATATCGAGTTCCATCCACAGGAAAAGTATGCGTATGTATTAACAGAGCTGAGTAATGAAGTCATCGTGCTGGAATACAACCCCGATTTGGGTGAATTCAGAGAGATTCAAGTGATTTCGGCATTGCCGGAAGGCTTTGACGGCCATAGCCAAGGCGGCGCCATCCACATCACGAAAGACGGCAAATTTGTATACGCTTCAAACCGCGGCCACGACAGCATCGCCGTCTTCAGCGTCAACGAGTATTCGGGCGAACTTTCCCTGGTTGAACACGTATCAACTGAAGGGGAATGGCCGCGCGACTTTGAGATTGATCCTTCAGAGCAATTCTTAGTTGCTTCCAACCAGGAAACAGGGACTTTGACATTGTTTGAAAGAGACCGGACAACGGGCCGGCTGACGCTTTTAGAGTCTGGAGTTCCTGCTCCTGAAGCGGTTTGTGTGAAATTTTTACATCAATAA
- a CDS encoding sensor histidine kinase, producing MKLFLKNHAVLIFLFLFQGGFVFFYYWFAGMQTFTHLFYILGVQLLALALYLSYKWYEEHRVYQWIGSDQKDTEIPFLGTSEFCSELYEKHMELSRLHHRKIHDMESKLEDRVTYMNQWVHQVKTPLSVINLIIQEEDEPVFKQIKKEVQQIEYGLETLLYSSRLDLFERDFKIEAVSLDELLNSLIQRYKRYFIQHRVYPNKQVPAEDAVIYSDRKWLRFSTGQVITNAVKYSSGRSERIDLTIFRKGERIILEIKDYGIGIPSQDVKRVFEPYYTGENGRRFQESTGIGLYLVKEIAEKLNHDVSIDSEEGKETTVQFSFLTKM from the coding sequence ATGAAGCTGTTCCTAAAAAACCATGCCGTTCTCATTTTTCTGTTTCTCTTTCAGGGCGGATTCGTATTTTTTTACTATTGGTTTGCCGGCATGCAGACTTTCACCCACCTTTTTTACATTCTCGGCGTTCAGCTTCTGGCGCTTGCGCTTTATCTTTCATACAAATGGTATGAAGAACACAGAGTCTACCAATGGATCGGCTCAGATCAAAAAGATACAGAAATTCCTTTTTTGGGGACGTCTGAATTTTGCTCAGAGCTCTATGAAAAACATATGGAGCTGAGCCGGCTCCACCACCGCAAAATACATGATATGGAGTCCAAGCTGGAAGATAGGGTAACCTACATGAATCAATGGGTGCATCAGGTGAAAACACCGCTTTCCGTCATCAATCTGATCATCCAGGAAGAGGACGAACCCGTTTTTAAACAAATCAAAAAAGAAGTCCAGCAGATTGAATACGGACTGGAGACGCTCCTCTATTCATCAAGGCTTGACCTGTTTGAAAGAGATTTTAAAATTGAGGCCGTGTCACTAGACGAGCTGCTTAATTCGCTGATTCAGCGCTATAAACGCTATTTTATACAGCATCGTGTCTATCCAAATAAACAGGTTCCCGCTGAAGACGCCGTTATTTACTCCGATCGCAAATGGCTCAGATTTTCCACTGGCCAAGTCATCACTAACGCTGTGAAGTACTCGTCAGGAAGAAGCGAACGCATCGATTTGACGATATTCCGTAAAGGCGAACGCATCATTCTGGAAATCAAAGATTACGGAATCGGAATCCCTTCACAAGATGTGAAACGCGTATTTGAGCCTTATTACACCGGGGAAAACGGACGGCGCTTTCAGGAATCAACAGGCATCGGCCTCTACCTTGTAAAAGAGATTGCCGAAAAGCTCAATCATGATGTGAGCATCGATTCAGAAGAAGGAAAAGAAACGACTGTGCAATTTTCATTTCTTACAAAAATGTAA
- a CDS encoding ABC transporter ATP-binding protein — protein sequence MTTNMLVVKNINKTYKGQVSHQALKDISFNVEESEFTAIMGPSGSGKTTLLNIISTIDRPDSGDILIRGEDPHHLKRAKLAHFRRRQLGFVFQDFNLLDTLTIGENIMLPLTLENQPLSVMEDKLQAIAEKLGIEQLLNKRTFEVSGGQKQRAAIARAVIHQPALILADEPTGNLDSQASKDVMETMQHLNENDNATILMVTHDPVAASYCRRVIFIKDGTLFNEIYRGANRQVFYEEILNVLSMLGGNTNDLSSVRL from the coding sequence ATGACAACAAATATGCTGGTCGTTAAAAACATCAATAAAACATATAAAGGACAAGTCTCCCATCAGGCTTTAAAAGATATTTCATTCAATGTCGAGGAAAGTGAGTTCACGGCGATCATGGGGCCGTCCGGTTCTGGAAAAACGACGCTTCTCAATATCATTTCGACGATTGACCGCCCGGATTCCGGCGACATTTTAATTCGCGGAGAAGACCCGCATCATTTAAAAAGGGCGAAGCTTGCCCACTTTCGCCGCAGGCAGCTCGGGTTCGTATTCCAGGATTTTAATTTGCTGGATACACTGACGATCGGCGAAAACATCATGCTGCCGTTAACGCTTGAAAATCAACCGCTTTCCGTCATGGAAGATAAACTTCAGGCGATTGCTGAAAAACTCGGCATTGAACAACTTTTGAACAAACGGACGTTTGAAGTATCCGGCGGACAAAAGCAGCGGGCGGCCATCGCAAGAGCCGTCATTCATCAGCCCGCCCTCATCCTCGCCGACGAACCGACAGGAAACCTCGATTCGCAGGCATCAAAAGACGTGATGGAGACGATGCAGCATCTTAATGAAAACGACAATGCCACGATATTAATGGTCACGCACGACCCAGTTGCCGCAAGCTATTGCCGTCGCGTCATTTTTATTAAAGACGGAACATTATTCAATGAAATTTACCGCGGCGCCAACCGCCAAGTATTTTATGAAGAGATTCTGAATGTGCTGTCTATGCTGGGAGGAAATACCAATGACCTTTCTTCAGTTCGCTTATAA
- a CDS encoding FtsX-like permease family protein — protein MTFLQFAYKNVVRNKRAYLAFFLSSSFSVMIFFTFAMFLFHPALEEGYLNTIAKRGLSVAEWMIFAFSILFVLYSVNAFLKSRSKEFGILTIQGIAPGQLRKLITAENIIIGVLSIVTGIIGGLVFAKTFFTIGAYILEMDALPLYLPWKAMALTSACFLALFILLSQFTVLFIKSKTVVKLIKGTGKIKPEPKPSIIFSVVGIGCLGSGYWLVLFADIHFPQAVTILILTIIGTYFFFSQSSIWLLRLLKKRRSFYLRGKNVLWISDLVYRLKDNARLFFLVCIISAVAFTAMGALVISKTSIGKLDSRYEIEYLLYSGSQKEQTHVKVIEQKLKDGHFSYAKEVTKGIYMSYSQGDLLPPVLLVSEGEFQKHFKLNSGELKDGEALYYPNAFEAKEKREIPETLDMLNKDLKPANERLKVKGIKKPLISLESIVVVNGKTFEKLKKQGESLTLYGYQYNRWKESLDMSQSLEKDLREKSHNIQFQFEAKAINYFETVQLPSLSLFIGFFIAVLFFTASGSFLYFRLFTDLEEDQERYRSLSKIGLSEKEMSQSVTIQLAILFFFPFVLASIHTYFAMKTLEAQSLGHFASPVIMTIGGFLIFQLLFFMMIRKSYLKKLKGFLR, from the coding sequence ATGACCTTTCTTCAGTTCGCTTATAAAAACGTCGTCCGGAATAAAAGAGCCTATCTCGCCTTCTTTTTAAGCAGCTCATTTTCAGTGATGATTTTTTTCACATTTGCGATGTTTTTGTTCCACCCCGCTTTAGAGGAAGGCTACTTAAACACCATTGCAAAACGGGGGTTGTCGGTGGCTGAATGGATGATTTTCGCCTTTTCCATTCTGTTTGTGCTTTATTCCGTCAACGCCTTTCTCAAGTCGAGAAGCAAGGAATTCGGGATCCTCACCATCCAGGGAATCGCTCCGGGTCAATTGAGGAAGCTGATTACCGCAGAAAACATCATCATCGGCGTGCTTTCGATCGTTACAGGCATCATCGGCGGTCTTGTTTTTGCAAAAACATTCTTTACGATCGGCGCTTATATTCTGGAAATGGACGCTTTGCCATTGTATCTGCCTTGGAAAGCGATGGCCCTTACATCCGCCTGCTTTCTTGCGCTGTTTATTCTGCTGTCGCAATTTACGGTGTTATTTATTAAATCAAAAACCGTTGTCAAGCTGATCAAAGGCACCGGGAAAATTAAACCGGAGCCAAAACCGTCCATTATTTTTTCGGTCGTCGGCATCGGCTGCCTCGGCTCCGGCTACTGGCTTGTATTGTTCGCCGACATCCATTTTCCCCAAGCCGTCACGATCTTAATTTTGACGATCATCGGGACTTATTTCTTCTTCAGCCAAAGCAGCATTTGGCTGCTGCGGCTGTTAAAAAAGCGGAGGTCATTTTATTTACGAGGAAAAAACGTGCTTTGGATATCCGATCTTGTTTATCGGCTGAAGGATAATGCCCGCCTGTTCTTTCTCGTTTGCATCATTTCCGCGGTCGCCTTTACCGCCATGGGTGCATTGGTAATTTCCAAGACTTCTATCGGAAAATTGGATTCCCGATATGAGATAGAGTACTTATTATACAGCGGGAGCCAAAAGGAACAAACACACGTTAAGGTGATCGAACAAAAATTGAAGGACGGACATTTTTCGTATGCAAAGGAAGTGACAAAAGGAATTTATATGAGCTATAGCCAGGGAGATCTCCTTCCTCCGGTGCTCCTGGTCTCTGAAGGCGAATTCCAAAAGCACTTCAAGTTAAATTCCGGTGAACTGAAAGACGGTGAGGCGCTGTATTATCCAAACGCCTTTGAGGCAAAAGAAAAGCGGGAAATTCCTGAGACCTTGGACATGTTGAACAAAGATTTGAAGCCGGCAAATGAACGGCTAAAGGTAAAAGGTATTAAAAAACCGCTCATTTCGTTAGAAAGCATCGTTGTCGTAAACGGCAAAACCTTCGAAAAGCTGAAAAAACAAGGCGAATCCCTCACATTGTACGGCTATCAGTACAACCGCTGGAAAGAGAGCCTCGACATGAGCCAATCATTGGAAAAAGATCTCAGAGAAAAATCTCACAATATCCAATTTCAATTTGAAGCAAAGGCCATCAATTATTTTGAAACTGTTCAGCTTCCAAGCCTGAGTCTGTTTATCGGATTCTTTATTGCGGTTCTCTTTTTTACGGCATCCGGGAGCTTTCTGTACTTCCGCCTGTTTACCGATCTTGAAGAAGATCAAGAGCGCTACCGGTCACTCTCAAAAATCGGCCTGAGCGAAAAGGAAATGTCGCAGAGCGTAACGATTCAATTGGCCATCCTGTTCTTCTTTCCGTTCGTACTCGCCTCAATTCATACGTATTTTGCGATGAAGACGCTCGAGGCACAGAGCCTTGGTCATTTCGCATCTCCGGTGATCATGACAATAGGCGGATTTCTGATCTTCCAACTATTATTCTTTATGATGATTCGAAAAAGCTATCTGAAAAAATTAAAAGGATTTTTAAGGTGA
- a CDS encoding YxeA family protein → MKKTISLITAALAVCIGAFLLIHNEVTDRFNPLVKKESVYVQINKDGKHLSPGRYEYTLEGYNDTGKEKEITFSASDSLRRNAYLKVNAKGKYVETWEEVQPGGMPSAVQKKLIKQ, encoded by the coding sequence ATGAAAAAAACAATTTCTCTCATTACAGCCGCTTTAGCTGTATGTATCGGCGCATTTCTGTTGATTCATAATGAAGTGACAGACAGGTTCAATCCACTTGTGAAGAAAGAAAGCGTATATGTCCAGATCAACAAAGACGGTAAGCACCTGAGCCCGGGCCGCTATGAGTACACGCTGGAAGGATATAATGACACCGGTAAGGAAAAAGAAATTACATTCTCCGCCAGCGATTCCCTTCGAAGAAACGCCTATCTAAAGGTAAACGCGAAGGGAAAATATGTTGAGACATGGGAAGAAGTACAGCCCGGCGGCATGCCGAGTGCCGTTCAGAAAAAATTGATCAAGCAATAA
- a CDS encoding polysaccharide deacetylase family protein translates to MKKTKMLLVLSMLMGVLYGCSGHETKGEEKTEPNTAQKAAKQSKQQAEHDPSSKWVKVKSPARIPILMYHSISSGNSLRVPEGEFRGHMKWLKDNGYYTLTPEEAYIVLTQDKMPSDKCVLITFDDGYTDNFEKAYPILKGYGMKATIFMIGKSVGGKNHLTEKQMNEMRRNGISIQSHTIHHVELNGLAPGQQLDEMTRSKALFDRMFSQNTVMLSYPVGRYNEDTLKLAKQAGYQMAVTTEPGAASRDQGMYALHRVRISPGMSPDAFGKMVEHSRQ, encoded by the coding sequence GTGAAAAAAACGAAAATGTTACTTGTGCTGTCTATGTTGATGGGGGTGCTGTACGGGTGTTCCGGTCATGAAACAAAAGGAGAGGAAAAAACAGAACCAAATACGGCTCAAAAAGCGGCAAAACAATCAAAACAGCAGGCGGAACATGATCCATCATCCAAGTGGGTCAAAGTGAAAAGCCCGGCCCGCATTCCGATTCTCATGTATCACAGCATTTCCTCAGGAAACAGCCTGCGCGTACCGGAAGGGGAATTCCGCGGGCATATGAAGTGGCTGAAGGATAACGGCTATTACACGTTGACACCTGAGGAAGCCTATATTGTCTTAACGCAAGATAAAATGCCGAGTGATAAATGCGTGCTGATTACGTTTGATGACGGTTATACAGATAACTTTGAAAAAGCGTACCCGATTTTGAAAGGCTATGGGATGAAGGCGACAATTTTTATGATCGGCAAATCGGTTGGCGGGAAGAACCATTTGACGGAGAAACAAATGAATGAAATGAGGCGAAACGGCATTTCGATTCAAAGCCATACCATTCATCACGTTGAATTGAACGGACTGGCACCGGGACAGCAGCTCGATGAAATGACGCGTTCCAAAGCGCTGTTTGATCGCATGTTCAGCCAAAATACGGTGATGCTGAGCTATCCGGTCGGGCGCTACAACGAAGATACGCTGAAACTCGCAAAGCAGGCAGGCTATCAAATGGCCGTCACAACAGAACCGGGAGCGGCATCTAGGGATCAGGGGATGTATGCGCTCCACCGCGTCCGAATCTCGCCGGGGATGTCGCCGGACGCCTTTGGGAAAATGGTGGAACACAGCAGACAATAG
- a CDS encoding PLP-dependent aminotransferase family protein, which translates to MICSGTQYAVGLLCQLLSMNGRLVALENPGYDGVRSVFLNHGCDIQPIGLETDGINLTQLAATRAKLVYITPSHQFPYGMVLPIQKRLKLLEWASREKAYIIEDDYDSEFRYQGRPIPSLKALDKKENVIYLGTFSKSFLPGARLSYIVLPSKLADEFQEKLGRYSQSASPIIQKAMFLFRKEGFFERHIRKMKKVYQEKHKTLISAIKTHFGNDVESSAKKRGSIF; encoded by the coding sequence GTGATCTGTTCCGGTACGCAGTATGCAGTCGGACTTCTTTGCCAGCTGCTCTCAATGAACGGCCGATTGGTTGCGTTGGAAAATCCGGGATATGATGGTGTGCGTTCTGTTTTCCTTAACCATGGATGTGATATTCAGCCAATTGGTCTGGAGACGGATGGGATCAATTTGACACAGCTTGCTGCAACACGGGCGAAACTCGTTTATATTACGCCATCGCATCAGTTTCCGTATGGAATGGTTCTGCCGATACAGAAGAGGCTGAAATTGCTTGAATGGGCAAGCCGTGAGAAGGCCTATATTATCGAAGACGACTATGACAGCGAATTCCGCTATCAGGGCAGGCCTATTCCATCTTTAAAAGCGCTTGATAAAAAAGAAAATGTCATTTATTTAGGGACTTTTTCAAAGTCATTTCTTCCGGGAGCGAGATTGAGTTATATCGTTCTGCCTTCAAAACTGGCGGATGAATTTCAAGAGAAGCTTGGCCGCTACAGCCAGTCTGCTTCACCCATCATTCAAAAAGCGATGTTTTTATTTAGGAAAGAAGGGTTTTTCGAAAGGCACATCCGTAAAATGAAAAAAGTATATCAAGAAAAGCACAAAACATTAATATCGGCCATTAAAACGCATTTCGGAAATGACGTGGAATCATCGGCGAAAAAGCGGGGCTCCATATTTTGA
- a CDS encoding glycosyltransferase, with product MEFILHYYPAAMIALILIGFWGSRVNSRFKKFLIILCLMTNGVYIVWRFGFTLPVSRPADIVMGVILIATECIGFLQLLVFYTLVWKEKKREPEKLGDQDHRPSVDILIATYNEERHVLKKSVAGCLNLDYPKELVNIYLCDDGRRTAIQKLAEELGVHYVTRQNNEHAKAGNLNHAMSCSNGELIVTMDADMVPLPSFLQKTVGYFKKEKVAFVQTPQAFYNEDPYQYNLFSGANIPNEQDFFMRRLQAGKDRFNAVMYVGSNTVFRRTALEEIGGFATGVITEDMATGMLLQTKFKSVFVKEVLAVGLSPETWMDLLKQRDRWCRGNIQCGKKWNPLFLKGLTPMQRILYFDGILFWFFGVFKMVYILAPLMFLLFGIHSLKTDLWSITSFWLPAFLGSYLSFKAVSDRQRSMNWSHIYDTSMAPHMAISALSEFIFKKRFDFKVTPKGVNTDRRKFKYTTALPCAILLAMTLLALGKTLYELLFLHTFDINVTSYNLFWVLYNMTGLILALLVAFDRPRFRSSERFTVNKPAAFSTVSVDEHKCELIDVSDTGARIRLPYTADSDMYYHVDGLIIDAVGKVPARVMWTTKDEADIEIGLHFKEMDKELYVKLIGFMFNEENAKKADREKRADTLSTVIRFLTKTEKSPDAFKRKYVREAFQGLGTLLFPRDSEKGAHEVMIKDISLSGCQIESGFPLEINEHVLVSINEKDPDQRLALVCWIKKRRKRYTAGLKFLDEHASKSMGDPVA from the coding sequence ATGGAATTTATTTTACACTACTATCCCGCGGCAATGATTGCTCTGATTCTCATCGGTTTTTGGGGATCGCGGGTGAATTCGCGTTTTAAGAAGTTTTTAATCATACTGTGTCTTATGACGAACGGTGTGTATATTGTATGGCGGTTCGGCTTTACGCTGCCCGTCTCTCGCCCCGCCGATATCGTGATGGGCGTCATCCTGATTGCAACTGAATGTATCGGCTTTTTACAGCTCTTGGTCTTTTATACGCTAGTATGGAAGGAAAAGAAGCGGGAGCCGGAAAAGCTGGGCGATCAAGACCATCGGCCGAGCGTTGATATTCTCATTGCAACTTATAACGAGGAGCGCCATGTGCTGAAAAAGTCGGTGGCAGGCTGTCTGAACCTCGACTATCCAAAAGAGCTTGTCAACATTTATTTGTGTGATGACGGAAGGCGGACGGCTATTCAAAAGCTGGCTGAGGAACTTGGCGTTCATTACGTTACAAGGCAAAACAATGAGCATGCAAAAGCGGGGAATTTAAACCATGCGATGAGCTGCTCAAACGGGGAACTGATTGTGACGATGGATGCCGATATGGTTCCGCTCCCTTCATTTTTGCAGAAAACCGTCGGCTATTTTAAGAAGGAAAAAGTGGCTTTTGTTCAAACGCCGCAGGCTTTCTATAATGAAGATCCTTATCAGTACAACTTATTTTCCGGAGCGAACATTCCGAATGAGCAGGACTTTTTCATGCGCAGGCTCCAGGCTGGGAAAGACCGTTTTAATGCTGTCATGTACGTCGGCAGCAATACGGTTTTCAGAAGAACGGCTTTGGAGGAAATCGGCGGTTTTGCGACAGGTGTGATTACGGAGGATATGGCAACAGGGATGCTTTTGCAAACAAAATTTAAATCTGTTTTCGTCAAAGAAGTGCTTGCGGTCGGTCTCTCGCCGGAAACGTGGATGGATCTTTTGAAACAGCGCGACCGCTGGTGCAGGGGAAACATTCAGTGCGGAAAGAAGTGGAATCCGCTTTTCTTAAAAGGCTTGACGCCCATGCAGCGAATCCTTTATTTTGACGGCATTCTCTTTTGGTTTTTCGGCGTTTTTAAGATGGTATACATCCTCGCGCCGCTCATGTTTTTGCTGTTTGGCATACATAGCTTAAAGACTGATCTGTGGTCGATCACTTCGTTTTGGCTGCCTGCGTTTTTAGGTTCTTACCTTTCATTTAAAGCCGTTTCGGACCGGCAGCGCAGTATGAACTGGAGCCATATTTACGATACATCGATGGCGCCGCACATGGCGATATCGGCCTTGTCGGAATTCATTTTCAAAAAGCGGTTTGATTTTAAAGTCACACCGAAAGGCGTCAACACAGATCGGCGAAAATTCAAATATACAACGGCGCTGCCGTGTGCGATTTTGCTCGCAATGACGCTGCTTGCACTCGGAAAAACCCTTTATGAATTGTTGTTTCTTCATACGTTTGATATAAACGTCACTTCGTATAATTTATTTTGGGTTCTCTATAACATGACAGGGCTCATACTTGCGCTGCTCGTTGCCTTTGACAGGCCGAGGTTCCGAAGCTCTGAGCGTTTCACAGTCAACAAGCCGGCGGCTTTTTCCACCGTTTCAGTAGATGAGCACAAATGTGAACTGATCGATGTGAGCGACACGGGCGCGCGTATCAGACTGCCTTATACGGCTGATTCGGATATGTACTATCATGTAGACGGTCTGATCATAGATGCGGTCGGAAAAGTCCCGGCCCGGGTGATGTGGACGACGAAGGACGAGGCCGACATTGAAATCGGGCTGCACTTCAAAGAGATGGACAAGGAACTGTATGTGAAACTGATCGGTTTTATGTTTAATGAAGAAAATGCAAAAAAGGCCGACCGGGAAAAGCGGGCTGATACGTTGTCAACAGTGATACGCTTTTTAACGAAAACTGAAAAAAGCCCTGATGCATTCAAGAGAAAATACGTGCGCGAGGCCTTTCAAGGTCTGGGAACACTGCTGTTTCCCCGTGATTCAGAGAAAGGGGCTCACGAGGTTATGATTAAGGATATCAGCTTGTCAGGCTGTCAGATTGAATCCGGCTTCCCGCTTGAAATCAATGAACATGTGCTGGTTTCTATCAATGAGAAGGACCCGGATCAGCGGCTGGCGCTCGTCTGCTGGATAAAGAAGCGGAGAAAGCGATACACAGCGGGATTGAAATTTTTAGATGAACATGCATCAAAATCAATGGGAGACCCGGTAGCATAA
- a CDS encoding 2-hydroxycarboxylate transporter family protein, producing MEAKTKVQHIPIQTTKEQDENFFARAMNVKIGIIPLPVYLLLFALIVTFVYMHDLKSDILTAIAVTGFFGFTFAQIGKSLPLLRSVGGAAILATFIPSAIVYYHLIPDDIIKSTTEFTENSNFLYLFISAIVVGSILGMKRETLVRAFIKIFIPLIAGTIAAAAVGLAVGTMLGLGFQHTLLYIVIPIMAGGVGEGAIPLSIGYSEIMHMSQGEAFALVIPSIMFGSLSAVILSGILNVIGKKKPELTGNGKVDRFDSGDAQPLESRDKDKESLFNLSHFASGGILAVSLYLVGMLSHDLFGFPAPVMMLLLAVALKLFRLAPANLENGAYGVSRFFSTAVTYPLLFAIGVSMTPWDKLIAAFNIANIITIVSVVVTMIAVGFFAGKWLNMYPIETAIINACHSGQGGTGDIAILSAAERLELMPFAQVSTRIGGAITVTLTLLLLAQFY from the coding sequence ATGGAAGCAAAAACAAAGGTACAACATATACCGATTCAAACAACAAAAGAACAGGATGAAAATTTTTTTGCAAGAGCAATGAATGTTAAAATCGGCATCATTCCGCTGCCCGTATATTTGCTGCTCTTCGCTTTGATTGTGACGTTTGTCTATATGCACGATCTGAAAAGCGACATTTTAACAGCCATTGCGGTTACGGGCTTTTTCGGATTCACCTTCGCCCAAATCGGAAAGTCGCTGCCGCTTCTTCGTTCTGTCGGCGGTGCCGCTATACTTGCGACGTTTATTCCTTCAGCTATCGTCTATTACCATCTCATTCCCGATGACATTATCAAATCAACAACTGAATTTACAGAAAACTCAAACTTTCTTTATTTGTTCATCTCTGCCATTGTAGTCGGAAGCATTTTAGGAATGAAAAGAGAAACGCTGGTCAGGGCGTTCATTAAAATTTTTATTCCTCTGATTGCAGGGACCATTGCTGCAGCGGCAGTCGGTCTGGCGGTCGGTACAATGCTCGGCCTCGGATTTCAGCATACGCTGCTGTACATTGTAATTCCGATCATGGCCGGAGGGGTTGGCGAGGGAGCTATTCCGCTGTCCATCGGCTATTCGGAAATCATGCACATGTCACAAGGGGAAGCTTTTGCACTTGTCATTCCTTCCATAATGTTCGGAAGCTTAAGCGCCGTCATTTTGTCCGGAATTTTAAATGTAATCGGGAAGAAAAAGCCTGAATTGACAGGCAACGGAAAAGTTGACCGTTTTGATAGCGGGGACGCACAGCCGCTCGAAAGCCGCGACAAAGACAAAGAAAGCCTTTTTAATCTTTCCCACTTTGCGTCAGGAGGCATTCTCGCCGTCTCATTATATTTGGTCGGTATGCTTTCACATGACTTGTTCGGATTTCCAGCACCCGTCATGATGCTTCTGCTGGCTGTTGCCCTGAAACTGTTTCGTCTGGCTCCGGCGAATTTGGAAAACGGCGCCTACGGCGTGTCGCGCTTCTTTTCAACTGCTGTGACATATCCGCTGCTTTTTGCCATTGGCGTCTCCATGACACCGTGGGACAAGCTGATCGCAGCTTTTAATATCGCCAATATTATTACGATCGTATCCGTCGTGGTCACGATGATAGCCGTCGGCTTTTTTGCAGGGAAGTGGCTGAATATGTACCCGATCGAAACCGCGATCATCAATGCTTGCCATTCCGGCCAGGGAGGCACCGGCGACATCGCAATTCTCAGCGCCGCAGAGCGCCTCGAGCTTATGCCGTTTGCCCAGGTGTCCACAAGAATCGGCGGAGCGATAACCGTTACGCTGACGCTGCTGCTGCTAGCCCAGTTTTATTGA